The following are encoded together in the Gorilla gorilla gorilla isolate KB3781 chromosome 14, NHGRI_mGorGor1-v2.1_pri, whole genome shotgun sequence genome:
- the POGLUT2 gene encoding protein O-glucosyltransferase 2 isoform X2: MLLRLVKMPDVEFFVNLGDWPLEKKKSNSNIHPIFSWCGSTDSKDIVMPTYDLTDSVLETMGRVSLDMMSVQANTGPPWESKNSTAVWRGRDSRKERLELVKLSRKHPELIDAAFTNFFFFKHDENLYGPIVKHISFFDFFKHKYQINIDGTVAAYRLPYLLVGDSVVLKQDSIYYEHFYNELQPWKHYIPVKSNLSDLLEKLKWAKDHDEEAKKIAKAGQEFARNNLMGDDIFCYYFKLFQEYANLQVSEPQIREGMKRVEPQTEDDLFPCTCHRKKTKDEL, translated from the exons ATGCTTCTCAGACTG gtGAAGATGCCAGATGTGGAGTTCTTTGTTAATTTGGGAGACTGgcctttggaaaaaaagaaatccaattcAAACATCCATCCAATCTTTTCCTGGTGTGGCTCCACAGATTCCAAGGATATCGTGATGCCTACGTACGATTTGACTGATTCTGTTCTGGAAACCATGGGCCG GGTAAGTCTGGATATGATGTCCGTGCAAGCTAACACGGGTCCTCCCTGGGAAAGCAAAAATTCCACTGCCGTCTGGAGAGGGCGAGACAGCCGCAAAGAGAGACTCGAGCTGGTTAAACTCAGTAGAAAACACCCGGAACTCATAGACGCTGCTTTCAccaactttttcttctttaaacacGATGAAAACCTGTATGGTCCCATTGTGAAACACATTTCATTTTTTGATTTCTTCAAG CATAAGTATCAAATAAATATCGATGGCACTGTAGCAGCTTATCGCCTGCCATATTTGCTAGTTGGTGACAGTGTTGTGCTGAAGCAGGACTCCATCTACTATGAACATTTTTACAATGAGCTGCAGCCCTGGAAACACTACATTCCAGTTAAGAGCAACCTGAGCGATCTGCTAGAAAAACTTAAATGGGCGAAAGATCACGATGAAGAG GCCAAAAAGATAGCAAAAGCAGGACAAGAATTTGCAAGAAATAATCTCATGGGCGATGACATATTCTGTtattatttcaaacttttccag GAATATGCCAATTTACAAGTGAGTGAGCCCCAAATCCGAGAGGGCATGAAAAGGGTAGAACCACAGACTGAGGACGACCTCTTCCCTTGTACTTGCCATAGGAAAAAG ACCAAAGATGAACTCTGA